From Synoicihabitans lomoniglobus, the proteins below share one genomic window:
- a CDS encoding nuclear transport factor 2 family protein has product MPASSSPVEVIVSRQLEAYNRQDVDAFVACFSPDVEIVRDGSPDVQHGRETMRQNYAAMFARFPQNQATVTQRMVVGQHAVDEELVEGRDGPPFRTIAVYTITAGLISHVRFLSCENT; this is encoded by the coding sequence ATGCCCGCCTCCTCTTCCCCCGTCGAAGTCATCGTCTCCCGCCAACTCGAAGCCTATAACCGGCAAGACGTGGACGCGTTTGTCGCCTGCTTCTCTCCCGATGTGGAGATCGTCCGTGACGGCTCCCCCGACGTGCAGCATGGCCGCGAGACCATGCGTCAAAACTACGCGGCCATGTTTGCCCGGTTCCCGCAGAACCAAGCGACAGTCACCCAGCGGATGGTCGTCGGGCAGCACGCGGTGGACGAGGAATTGGTCGAGGGTCGCGATGGTCCGCCCTTTCGCACCATCGCGGTCTACACCATCACGGCGGGCCTCATCTCCCACGTCCGCTTTCTCAGCT